GCATCGTCGCCGTCAGCACGCCGGAGCGGGCCGCGGGAAGCGTCGTGCGCCAGATCGTCTGCCAGCGGGTCGCGCCGAGGGCGAGGGAGCCGACGCGGAACGACTTCGGCACCGCGTCGAGCGCGTCCTCGGCGACGCTGACGATCGTCGGCAGCGCCATCAGCGCGAGGAGGATCGAGCCGGTGAGGGTGGTGAGGCCGGTCGGCACGCCGAGCGACGTCCGGACGAGCGGCGCGAGCGCGATCACGCCGAGGAAGCCGAGCACGACCGAGGGAAGCCCGGCGAGAACCTCGACGAGCGGCTTGAGCAGCTCGCGCAGCCAGCGCGGCGCGACCTCGGCGATGAACAGCGCCGCCGCCACCCCCAGCGGCACGGCGATCAGCGCCGCGCCGAGCGTGACGATGATCGAGCCCCAGACGAGCGGGACGAGTCCGAAGTGTCCCTCGATCGGATACCAGCGCAGGCCGAAAAGGGAGCCGAGCTTCACTTCCGCGAACGTCGGCAGCCCCTCGCGCAGCAGGAAGAGGAAGATCAGCAGCACGAAGACGACGGCCGACCAGCCCGAGGCCTTGATCAGGGCCTCGATCGCGAATTCCGATGGTTTGCGGCTGCGGCCCACGGCGCCCTCAGTGGATCGGCACG
This is a stretch of genomic DNA from bacterium. It encodes these proteins:
- the pstC gene encoding phosphate ABC transporter permease subunit PstC, which encodes MGRSRKPSEFAIEALIKASGWSAVVFVLLIFLFLLREGLPTFAEVKLGSLFGLRWYPIEGHFGLVPLVWGSIIVTLGAALIAVPLGVAAALFIAEVAPRWLRELLKPLVEVLAGLPSVVLGFLGVIALAPLVRTSLGVPTGLTTLTGSILLALMALPTIVSVAEDALDAVPKSFRVGSLALGATRWQTIWRTTLPAARSGVLTATMLGIGRAIGETMAVMMVTGNAPQLLLAPRALWSPSRSMTATIAAEMGEVAKGSTHYHVLFTVGLVLFLISFGVNIAASSMLFKSRGGGGRMLS